The following proteins are co-located in the Limanda limanda chromosome 5, fLimLim1.1, whole genome shotgun sequence genome:
- the hk2 gene encoding hexokinase-2 yields the protein MLASSLLANYRTELHDDQALKVDKYLHHLQLSDETLMDLSIRFRREMDKGLCRDTNPTAAVKMLPTFVRSTPDGTEQGEFLSLDLGGSNFRVLLVNVMADEQKVEMENQIYAIPEHLMRGNGSELFDHIAECLSNFMEKMGIKDKKLPLGFTFSFPCQQTKLDESVLMSWTKGFKSSGVEGKDVVSLLRKSIKKRGDFDIDIVAVVNDTVGTMMTCGYEDHHCEIGLIVGTGTNACYMEQMRNLDVLDGDEGRMCVNTEWGAFGDDGSLEDLRTDIDREIDAGSLNPGKQLFEKMISGMYMGELVRLIMVRMAKEKLLFQGKTSKELLTTGSFNTRYIYTIDTDKDEEGLTSAEEVLRSMGLDPSVEDCIATQRVCQIVSTRAAHLCAASLAALLRQIRDNKAAEKLRTTIGADGSVYKNHQEFSRRLNKMVRRLVPDCDVRFLQSQDGSGKGAAMVTAVAYRLAAQHAERQRVLDTLRLSREQLLEVKKRMSEEMVRGLSKQNHEQGSVKMLPTYVRSTPDGTEHGDFLALDLGGSSFRVLLVRMQSGKRHNVDMHHKIYSIPQETMQGTGEELFSHIVKCIADFLEYMGMRGASLPLGFTFSFPCNQSKLDEGILLRWTKGFKASGCVGQDVVMLLKDAVRRQQEFDLNFVAVVNDTVGTMMTCGYEDPKCEVGLIVGTGTNTCYMEEMHNIELVDGDVGRMCVNVEWGAFGDNGELDDFCTQFDHIVDECSNIPGTQRYEKMISGMYLGEIVRNVLMDFTEKGLLFRGQLSERLKTRGIFETKFLSQIERDRLAMRQVRSILQHLGLTSSTCDDSVVVKEVCSVVARRAAQLCGAGLAAVVDKIRQNRNLNQLDITVGVDGTLYKTHPHFSSVMQETLQDLAPQCQVTFHKSEDGSGKGAALITAVACRVNNEGHH from the exons ATGCTAGCCTCCAGCCTGCTGGCTAACTACCGCACCGAGCTCCACGACGACCAGGCGCTAAAG GTGGATAAATACCTGCATCATCTTCAGCTGTCAGATGAGACTTTGATGGATTTGTCAATACGATTTCGACGAGAGATGGACAAAGGCTTGTGTAGAGACACCAACCCCACAGCTGCTGTCAAGATGCTGCCCACATTTGTGCGCTCAACCCCTGATGGAACAG AACAAGGTGAATTCCTGTCCCTTGACCTTGGTGGATCCAACTTCCGAGTGCTCTTGGTCAATGTCATGGCTGATGAACAAAAGGTGGAGATGGAAAATCAAATTTATGCCATCCCTGAACACCTCATGAGAGGCAACGGGTCTGAG TTATTTGATCACATAGCTGAATGTCTGTCTAATTTCATGGAAAAGATGGGCATAAAGGATAAAAAGCTTCCTCTGGGCTTCACCTTCTCTTTTCCCTGTCAGCAGACCAAGTTGGATGAG AGTGTTTTGATGTCTTGGACCAAAGGCTTCAAGTCCAGTGGAGTGGAGGGAAAAGATGTGGTCAGCCTTCTGAGGAAATCCATCAAAAAACGAGGG GACTTTGACATTGACATCGTGGCTGTGGTTAATGACACAGTGGGAACCATGATGACCTGTGGCTACGAGGACCATCACTGTGAAATTGGCCTCATTGTAG GAACGGGGACCAATGCCTGCTACATGGAACAGATGAGGAACCTTGATGTGCTGGATGGTGATGAGGGGCGGATGTGTGTTAATACAGAGTGGGGTGCTTTTGGAGATGATGGTTCCTTGGAGGACCTGCGCACTGACATTGACCGAGAAATCGATGCAGGCTCTCTGAACCCTGGGAAACAGCT GTTTGAGAAGATGATCAGTGGCATGTACATGGGAGAACTGGTCCGTCTCATCATGGTGAGGATGGCCAAAGAGAAGCTGCTGTTCCAGGGCAAGACTTCAAAAGAGCTCCTCACCACCGGAAGCTTCAACACCAGATACATCTATACCATTGACACCGACAA AGATGAGGAAGGCCTGACAAGTGCTGAGGAGGTGCTTCGGAGCATGGGACTGGACCCATCGGTCGAGGACTGCATCGCCACTCAGAGGGTGTGTCAGATAGTGTCGACACGGGCCGCACACTTGTGTGCTGCCTCGCTAGCAGCACTGCTGCGGCAAATCCGGGATAACAAAGCGGCTGAGAAGCTGCGTACTACTATTGGAGCAGATGGCTCTGTTTACAAGAACCATCAAGA gtTTTCCAGGAGGCTCAACAAGATGGTGCGAAGACTTGTGCCAGACTGTGATGTGCGTTTTTTGCAGTCACAGGATGGCAGTGGGAAGGGTGCTGCCATGGTAACAGCAGTAGCTTACCGTCTTGCTGCTCAACATGCGGAGCGTCAGCGGGTCCTCGACACCTTACGTTTGAGCCGTGAACAGTTGCTGGAGGTGAAGAAACGCATGAGTGAGGAGATGGTGCGAGGCCTGTCGAAACAAAACCATGAGCAGGGAAGCGTCAAGATGCTTCCCACATATGTCAGATCAACACCAGATGGAACCG AGCATGGAGACTTCTTGGCTTTGGACCTCGGAGGTTCAAGCTTTCGGGTGCTGCTGGTGCGAATGCAAAGTGGAAAGAGACACAATGTGGACATGCACCACAAGATCTACAGTATCCCACAGGAGACCATGCAAGGCACAGGGGAAGAG CTTTTCAGCCACATTGTGAAGTGCATCGCTGACTTTCTTGAGTACATGGGCATGAGAGGAGCATCCCTACCTCTGGGATTTACATTCTCTTTCCCTTGCAATCAAAGCAAACTGGATGAG GGCATTCTTTTGAGGTGGACAAAGGGCTTCAAAGCCAGTGGCTGTGTGGGACAAGATGTTGTTATGTTACTTAAAGACGCTGTCCGCAGACAACAG GAATTTGACTTGAACTTTGTGGCGGTTGTTAATGACACAGTGGGAACCATGATGACCTGTGGCTATGAAGACCCCAAATGTGAGGTTGGACTCATCGTAG GAACAGGCACCAACACCTGCTACATGGAGGAAATGCACAACATTGAATTGGTGGATGGTGATGTAGGTCGTATGTGTGTCAACGTGGAGTGGGGAGCATTTGGTGACAATGGTGAACTTGATGACTTCTGCACCCAGTTTGATCATATTGTCGACGAGTGCTCCAACATCCCGGGTACACAGAG GTATGAGAAGATGATCAGTGGCATGTACCTGGGGGAGATAGTGAGAAACGTGTTGATGGATTTTACTGAGAAGGGTCTGTTGTTCAGAGGCCAACTGTCTGAGCGACTCAAGACCCGGGGCATCTTCGAGACAAAGTTCCTGTCACAGATTGAAAG AGACCGTCTGGCAATGCGACAGGTCCGGTCAATTCTGCAGCACCTGGGTCTCACCAGCTCCACGTGTGACGACAGCGTTGTGGTGAAGGAGGTGTGTAGTGTGGTGGCGCGGCGTGCGGCTCAACTCTGCGGTGCTGGTTTAGCCGCTGTGGTCGACAAGATACGACAGAACCGCAACTTGAATCAGCTCGACATCACCGTGGGAGTGGATGGCACCCTTTATAAGACACACCCTCA